A single Anopheles maculipalpis chromosome 3RL, idAnoMacuDA_375_x, whole genome shotgun sequence DNA region contains:
- the LOC126563116 gene encoding E3 ubiquitin-protein ligase MARCHF2-like, protein MNEKLTEDDIRKSSDSSDIGRDESLSTISTTQPRGSSIDWVVCRICQGSTDDVSMISPCLCKGSMKYVHLECLELWLNRSGLTHCELCLHTFQTHETLRYGCCESILVWYRNPDNRNLLMSDLLIYSILSFVCFMLTLVCMLVLRFQHSPHDPFGEELAKVAVICFLSLVMIAYFSNVIVIARDHMLPWYRWWRSARNIRLSRLEVDLYRVETV, encoded by the exons ATGAACGAAAAGTTAACCGAAGATGATATACGTAAATCATCAGATTCTAGCGATATTGGCAGAGATGAATCACTTTCGACTATTTCCACTACTCAACCTCGGGGCAGCAGCATCGATTGGGTAGTGTGTCGTATTTGCCAAGGTTCAACCGATGATGTTAG TATGATATCTCCCTGTCTGTGCAAGGGCTCGATGAAGTACGTGCATCTGGAATGTTTGGAGCTTTGGTTGAACCGTTCTGGATTAACGCATTGTGAATTATGCTTACACACCTTTCAAACGCACGAAACGCTGCG CTATGGTTGTTGCGAATCAATACTAGTGTGGTATCGCAATCCGGACAATCGCAATCTTTTGATG TCCGACCTATTAATTTACTCAATACtgtcgtttgtgtgtttcatgCTAACACTTGTTTGCATGCTCGTGCTACGCTTTCAACACTCACCACACGATCCATTTGGAGAAGAGCTCGCAAAAGTTGCTGTTATCTGCTTCCTATCCCTAGTG ATGATTGCTTATTTTTCCAATGTGATCGTTATTGCAAGGGATCATATGCTGCCTTGGTACCG ttggTGGCGATCTGCTAGAAACATACGGTTATCAAGGCTAGAAGTTGACCTTTATCGAGTAGAAACGGTGTAG
- the LOC126562827 gene encoding chymotrypsin-2-like, with amino-acid sequence MILQLVVCFLFVSFAQAGPIDQSKIVNGTDAEIENYPFVVSLRGSTGGHSCGGSILNKLWILTAAHCVDYTTPLYQTVQVGRTNISRTEDESIFAIEDVVIHPNYNPSDSYIDDIALLKLRKPLVFSEQVQPVRLPKRFFEIDTLQSDIVTLVGWGRNASDGPVQTTLQQIDYYAVPNDQCNQIHSNHIYPSQICAAEPGGGKGQCSGDSGGPLMYKQFQVGVVSWSIKPCAIAPYPGVLTKVSYYVDFINQHTSGYNA; translated from the exons ATGATTTTACAACTGGTGGTGTGTTTCTTATTTGTCAGTTTTGCACAAG CTGGCCCTATCGATCAAAGCAAGATCGTCAATGGTACGGATGCGGAAATCGAAAACTATCCATTTGTTGTGTCTCTTCGTGGTTCTACTGGTGGACATTCGTGCGGTGGCAGCATTTTGAATAAACTCTGGATTCTTACGGCTGCCCACTGCGTCGACTATACCACACCGCTCTACCAAACGGTGCAGGTGGGCAGAACCAACATTTCGCGAACTGAAGACGAGTCCATATTTGCGATTGAGGATGTTGTGATCCATCCGAACTACAATCCGTCGGACAGCTACATCGATGATATTGCTCTACTAAAGCTGCGCAAGCCTCTGGTGTTCAGTGAACAGGTGCAACCTGTTCGGTTACCAAAACGATTCTTCGAGATTGATACGCTACAATCTGATATAGTGACACTCGTTGGATGGGGCCGGAACGCTTCGGATGGGCCAGTGCAGACAACTTTGCAACAGATCGATTATTATGCTGTGCCAAATGATCAGTGCAATCAGATCCACAGTAACCACATCTATCCTTCCCAAATTTGTGCAGCCGAGCCAGGCGGTGGAAAAGGACAATGTAGT GGAGACTCTGGTGGACCGTTGATGTACAAACAGTTCCAAGTAGGCGTTGTATCTTGGAGTATCAAGCCGTGTGCCATCGCTCCATATCCCGGAGTGCTCACAAAGGTTTCATACTATGTGGATTTTATCAATCAGCATACGAGCGGATATAATGCCTGA
- the LOC126563287 gene encoding uncharacterized protein LOC126563287 → MAFNLRILLCIISLCGCNITCAKKSSANEYSTEDELFPIYECDERSRDWTIRCLVPLTNAQMSVDLCKTGEDPDQQFLIRCAKDLQILGQSCPQPGPVVDIAKNMQVHKPPPMTYDSPNMPKVARQAAGRNKKDKFSL, encoded by the exons ATGGCTTTCAATTTACGTATCTTACTTTGTATCATAAGCTTATGTGGTTGTAACATAACatgtgcaaaaaaatcttCAGCTAATGAATACTCGACAGAAGACGAACTG TTTCCCATCTACGAGTGTGACGAACGAAGCCGGGACTGGACTATTCGTTGTCTTGTACCTTTGACAAATGCACAAATGTCTGTCGATCTATGCAAAACCGGTGAG GATCCCGACCAGCAGTTTCTCATACGCTGCGCTAAGGACCTACAAATCCTCGGCCAGTCTTGTCCGCAACCAGGGCCTGTGGTAGATATAGCTAAAAATATGCAGGTTCACAAACCACCACCTATGACGTACGATTCGCCAAACATGCCAAAGGTTGCAAGACAAGCAGCTGGGAggaataaaaaagataaattttctttgtga